A window of Homo sapiens chromosome 6 genomic scaffold, GRCh38.p14 alternate locus group ALT_REF_LOCI_1 HSCHR6_MHC_APD_CTG1 genomic DNA:
GGGTGTGAGACTATACACAAGGATGAGTTTGGAGATGTCTGAAGTATTCCCAGGttgaggaggagagaggggaaatAGCACCATTGGTTCCTTTCCGTGAGTATGTGCGGGGAGAAGTTTCAAGAAGGTTCTTATGGAAAAAAGGCTGTGAGCATAGAAAGCAGTCATAGGAGGTTGGGGAACTAGCTTGTCCCTCCCCACCCCCGGATCCTGCAAAAGAGGTACAAAGCTTCCCAGAGGGCCACAGGGCCCAGACCAGAGTCAAGCCTCTTGTTTTAGGAGAAACCTCAGTGGACAGGCAGGGTAGCCCAGTCCTTAGATCTGTGGGGAAGGCCCTGAGCCCTTCTGGAGCTAGGAGTGGCAAGAGTGGGAGTCAAGTATTTGACCAGCAGAGCCTCTATGTAGGAATCATGGTCACTTTACCAATACTGATGGGGAGGGCCTGTTCCCCATTGCAGGCCTAGAATGGTTTGAATGGGAGAAGTCAGGAAGTACTGTAGTAGCTGTAGGGGAGAGAAGATTCTGAGAGCCAGAAGGCAGGAATGGATTTGGTTTTGAGCAGGGACGTGGAAACGTGGAGACCAGGTGAGGTCTCATTATTTTGGGGCGAAAATGTGGGTTGCTATTAATACTCCTGCAATGGGCGTGTGAATGTGTTCCCAGAAATGAGTGGGGAATTCCACCCCCAAAAAGCAGCTGCAGGGCCAGTGGCCGGGCCAAACTTCTAGTTGGAGACGAGACTCAGCTTTCCGCTGGTACAATGCGGAGCGGAGCACGAGGGTCGCAGGTGCAGAACAGCGGGAAGATGCGCTCCCCCAGGGGGCCAGGCGCCTGGAAGGCGTAAAGCAGGTCGAGTGAGCGGCCGTCGTAGAAGGCCACGCGGCCCCGCTCCCAGTCCAGGTCCACGCGAATGCGCCGCGGCGGGGGCTCAACACCGCCCAGCAGGGTGGGTTCGGGTGCCGTGAGGGCCCACAGGCGGCCGCCGCGGCCCTCCACGGCCCACACGGCCCCCGCAGGGCACAGCCTTACGCAGCCCTTGCGTTGCACTGATTCCCCGGCCGCGCCCACTGCATAGTGGCTCTCCTCGTCGTCCGCATCCTCCCCAGAAGAGTCTCTGCAGGAGGCGGCGTccgcagtctccacctcccagcagtgGCGGCCGGCCCCGAAGCCCTGCGCACCCAGCACAGCTGGGAGCTGATCGAAGCGCTTGGGGCCGTCAGGGGGCGCGGGCGTCCCTGGTGGGGCCAGTTGTACGCTGCGGCGGTCGGCGGAGATGAGCAGGCGGCGGTGTGCGGTCCCAGGGTCCAGGGTCAGGTCGGCTGGAGacggggaggcagggagaggaccTCATGAGAGAGTTTTCTAAATCACAGGCGGGGTAGGGTGGAGA
This region includes:
- the RNF39 gene encoding RING finger protein 39 isoform 1 (isoform 1 is encoded by transcript variant 1); amino-acid sequence: MDAPELGPGLVERLEQLATCPLCGGSFEDPVLLACEHSFCRACLARRWGTPPATGTEASPTACPCCGLPCPRRSLRSNVRLAVEVRISRELREKLAEPGARAGRRRGGRIPTMGCLDLPGEDMRKTWRRFEVPTSKSSNSEDDLPEDYPVVKKMLHRLTADLTLDPGTAHRRLLISADRRSVQLAPPGTPAPPDGPKRFDQLPAVLGAQGFGAGRHCWEVETADAASCRDSSGEDADDEESHYAVGAAGESVQRKGCVRLCPAGAVWAVEGRGGRLWALTAPEPTLLGGVEPPPRRIRVDLDWERGRVAFYDGRSLDLLYAFQAPGPLGERIFPLFCTCDPRAPLRIVPAES
- the RNF39 gene encoding RING finger protein 39 isoform X1, with product MCGWRWRCESAASCERSWLSLGPVRGDAEGGASPPWAAWTCPERFEVPTSKSSNSEDDLPEDYPVVKKMLHRLTADLTLDPGTAHRRLLISADRRSVQLAPPGTPAPPDGPKRFDQLPAVLGAQGFGAGRHCWEVETADAASCRDSSGEDADDEESHYAVGAAGESVQRKGCVRLCPAGAVWAVEGRGGRLWALTAPEPTLLGGVEPPPRRIRVDLDWERGRVAFYDGRSLDLLYAFQAPGPLGERIFPLFCTCDPRAPLRIVPAES